One Candidatus Binatia bacterium genomic region harbors:
- a CDS encoding NnrS family protein: MSLPLADAPPVGRHVWPVVLGKGFRPFFILAAGWAAVAMPVWLGVLEGHLSPGSYLGGPFWHAHEMLFGFTLAVVAGFLLTAIANWTQRETVVGWPLGGLALLWLIGRAAMLMADRLPVPVPALCDLAFLPALAFACGRPILATENRRNYQFVAMLTALFVANLAMHLGALDIAPGWIRQGGWVAADLYMVMIIVMTGRIVPMFTRNATRAEGIANIALFDRAAVGGMVGVLVLDTVGGPEGMVAPLAGLTAVAVVGRMWRWGTRHTLRHPLLWILHAGHFWVAVGLGLRALALGVPAVGGTLALHALTAGAIGALTLGMMTRVTIGHTGRLLVVEPIVAVGFGLMILAAVVRVFGPLLGLGAYLPSMILSGLLFAGAFAIYLVTYVPLLVTPRPDGRPG; encoded by the coding sequence ATGTCTCTCCCGCTTGCGGATGCGCCGCCGGTTGGGCGGCACGTGTGGCCGGTGGTCCTCGGAAAGGGTTTCCGTCCGTTCTTCATTCTGGCGGCGGGATGGGCGGCCGTGGCGATGCCGGTGTGGCTGGGGGTGCTCGAAGGGCACCTCTCGCCCGGCAGTTACCTAGGCGGCCCGTTCTGGCACGCGCACGAAATGCTGTTCGGCTTCACGCTGGCGGTGGTCGCCGGGTTCCTGCTGACCGCCATTGCCAACTGGACACAACGGGAGACCGTCGTGGGGTGGCCGCTGGGCGGATTGGCCCTCCTGTGGCTGATCGGGCGGGCGGCGATGCTGATGGCGGACCGCCTGCCCGTGCCCGTGCCGGCGCTTTGCGACCTCGCGTTCCTCCCCGCCCTTGCGTTCGCCTGCGGCCGGCCGATCCTGGCTACGGAGAACCGTCGCAATTACCAGTTCGTCGCCATGCTTACGGCGTTATTCGTCGCGAATCTCGCCATGCACCTGGGTGCATTGGACATCGCACCGGGATGGATTCGACAGGGCGGCTGGGTGGCGGCCGACCTGTACATGGTGATGATCATCGTGATGACCGGGCGCATCGTACCGATGTTCACGCGCAACGCGACGCGGGCCGAGGGCATCGCCAACATCGCGTTGTTCGATCGGGCTGCGGTCGGCGGCATGGTCGGCGTACTCGTTCTGGATACGGTGGGAGGACCGGAGGGCATGGTTGCCCCGCTGGCGGGGTTGACTGCGGTTGCGGTCGTCGGTCGCATGTGGCGCTGGGGCACGCGGCACACGCTTCGTCATCCGCTGCTCTGGATTCTGCATGCGGGGCACTTCTGGGTGGCGGTCGGTCTCGGTTTGCGCGCGTTGGCGCTCGGTGTGCCTGCGGTCGGCGGCACTTTGGCTCTACACGCGCTGACCGCCGGTGCGATCGGGGCACTGACGCTGGGGATGATGACCAGGGTTACGATCGGGCACACGGGCCGGTTGCTGGTGGTGGAGCCGATCGTCGCGGTCGGTTTCGGGCTGATGATTCTGGCGGCGGTGGTACGGGTGTTCGGACCGCTGTTGGGTTTGGGTGCGTACTTGCCGTCGATGATCCTGTCGGGGCTGTTGTTCGCCGGGGCGTTCGCGATCTACCTGGTGACGTACGTGCCGCTCCTGGTGACGCCGCGCCCGGACGGCCGCCCCGGCTGA
- a CDS encoding molybdopterin-dependent oxidoreductase: protein MVQTNAVEPPGRDGTYPSVCPLDCPDTCSLTVTVAGGRVVRVDGSRLNPLTDGFICAKVRRYPERVYSPLRVLYPQRRVGAKGEGRFERISWEEAVATIVARFREIIAGDGPEAILPYHYGGSAGVFGEGAVDAQFFNRLGATELLKTLCAAPTGAVYSAMFDGMGGVPPEDYRLARAIVLWGVNPSVTSIHLVPPIQHAQRAGAFLAVIDPRRTPLARRANVHLQPRPGTDVVLALAMIHELMRTGRVDTTFVTAHVAGFDTLAAAAGEWPIERAAAVCDVPAGDIRRVIDAYAQASPAVIRCGWGIERNRNGGNSVRAILALPAVAGKFGVRGGGMTMSLGRVASINKEAIQRPDLRLRPARQVNMTQLGRALTEPMTPPIRALFVYNANPVAVTPDQNRILRGLAREDLFTVVHEQVLTDTARFADILLPATTFLEQAELHKSYGHYAIQYAEPAIAPRGEAKSNYELFGMLAAAFGFDDVARAANPAALLDAALSGAAVRLGGVDSERMRAERVAHVHFADTTTLVQFGTDFPRTASGKIEICPPELGPIGFQPPPASGALTMISPATSKSINSILAEVTRPAVELTMHRTDASARGIADGDMVRVYNELGEIELPARVGDAVRPGVVAMPKGAWQSSTRNGATSTAVMPDHLSDIGGGACFNDVRVDVEKVA from the coding sequence ATGGTGCAGACAAACGCAGTAGAGCCACCGGGGCGGGACGGCACCTACCCGTCGGTTTGCCCCCTCGATTGCCCCGACACGTGCAGCCTGACAGTGACCGTGGCCGGCGGGCGGGTAGTGCGCGTCGACGGTTCGCGCCTCAATCCGCTTACCGACGGATTCATCTGCGCCAAGGTGCGCCGCTACCCGGAGCGCGTGTACTCGCCGCTGCGGGTCCTCTACCCGCAACGCCGCGTTGGCGCGAAAGGCGAGGGCCGCTTCGAGCGTATCTCCTGGGAGGAGGCCGTGGCGACGATCGTGGCGCGCTTCCGGGAGATCATTGCCGGCGACGGCCCGGAGGCCATCCTGCCGTACCATTACGGCGGTTCGGCCGGCGTCTTCGGCGAAGGCGCGGTCGACGCGCAGTTCTTCAATCGACTGGGTGCTACCGAGCTCCTCAAGACGCTCTGCGCGGCGCCGACCGGTGCGGTGTACTCGGCGATGTTCGACGGCATGGGCGGGGTGCCCCCCGAGGACTACCGGTTGGCGCGTGCGATTGTGCTCTGGGGCGTGAACCCCTCCGTCACCAGCATTCATCTGGTACCGCCCATTCAGCACGCGCAGCGCGCCGGCGCGTTTCTCGCGGTGATCGATCCGCGCCGCACACCGCTGGCGCGCCGGGCCAACGTCCACCTGCAACCGCGGCCCGGTACGGATGTGGTGCTTGCCCTTGCAATGATTCACGAGCTGATGCGGACCGGCCGTGTCGATACGACCTTTGTCACGGCCCACGTCGCGGGGTTCGACACGCTGGCGGCGGCCGCCGGCGAGTGGCCGATCGAGCGCGCCGCCGCGGTCTGCGACGTGCCGGCGGGCGACATCCGCCGGGTGATCGATGCCTACGCGCAGGCGTCGCCGGCCGTGATCCGTTGCGGGTGGGGAATCGAGCGCAACCGCAACGGCGGCAATTCGGTGCGCGCCATCCTCGCCCTGCCCGCGGTAGCCGGCAAATTCGGCGTGCGGGGCGGCGGCATGACCATGAGCCTCGGGCGCGTGGCGTCGATCAACAAGGAAGCCATCCAGCGACCCGACCTGCGGCTGCGGCCGGCACGGCAGGTCAATATGACCCAGCTCGGCCGGGCGCTGACGGAGCCCATGACGCCGCCCATCCGGGCGCTGTTCGTTTACAACGCCAACCCGGTCGCCGTGACCCCCGACCAGAACCGTATCCTGCGAGGCCTTGCCAGGGAGGATCTATTTACGGTCGTACACGAACAGGTCCTCACCGATACGGCGCGCTTTGCCGACATACTGTTGCCGGCGACGACGTTCCTCGAGCAGGCCGAACTGCACAAGTCTTACGGCCACTATGCGATCCAGTATGCCGAGCCGGCGATCGCTCCGCGGGGTGAGGCGAAGAGCAATTACGAACTGTTCGGCATGCTCGCCGCTGCCTTCGGGTTCGACGATGTGGCACGCGCCGCCAACCCGGCGGCGTTGCTCGACGCGGCGTTGAGCGGTGCGGCCGTGCGCCTCGGCGGCGTCGATAGCGAGCGCATGCGCGCCGAGCGCGTCGCCCACGTACACTTCGCCGACACTACCACGCTGGTGCAGTTTGGAACCGACTTCCCGAGAACGGCGAGCGGCAAGATCGAGATCTGCCCGCCCGAGTTGGGGCCGATCGGTTTCCAGCCGCCGCCGGCCTCCGGGGCGTTGACCATGATCAGTCCGGCGACGAGCAAGTCGATCAACTCGATCCTTGCCGAGGTGACCCGGCCGGCCGTCGAGTTGACCATGCATCGGACCGACGCGAGCGCCCGCGGCATCGCCGACGGCGACATGGTCCGGGTCTACAACGAGTTGGGCGAAATCGAGCTGCCCGCCCGGGTCGGCGATGCCGTTCGTCCCGGTGTGGTGGCGATGCCGAAGGGAGCCTGGCAGTCGAGCACACGCAACGGCGCGACATCGACGGCGGTGATGCCGGATCATCTGTCCGACATCGGTGGCGGGGCATGTTTCAACGATGTGCGAGTCGATGTAGAGAAGGTGGCATGA
- a CDS encoding BMP family protein → MPRRSGLFAVLLAFAFACRSEPAASGNDAAAAAPFKVALLSPGPVSDAGWNALAYEGLLRIRDQLGAEVAQVQTRTPAEFEEGFRDFARRGFQLIFGHGFEFQDAAAAVAADFPKTVFITTSGNTVRPNVAPLRFMLEEATYLEGMLAAGMSRSGKAGAIGGIEMPPVKSTIMAFEAGARAVKPDFAVAVSYVGNWEDVGAAKEAALALVRQGADFLFHNADAAGLGVFQAAQRGQVLAFGANRNQNDVAPDVILASAAIDIPQAFLRIAREVKDGGFEAKIERMGMKEGVVSLILNPQLEGRIPAALKERVAQTQAGIVAGTVSVPSVEF, encoded by the coding sequence ATGCCTCGCCGCTCCGGCCTGTTCGCCGTACTGCTGGCGTTCGCCTTCGCCTGCCGGTCCGAACCCGCTGCCTCCGGCAACGACGCTGCGGCCGCGGCGCCCTTCAAGGTGGCGTTGCTCAGTCCGGGACCGGTGAGCGACGCGGGCTGGAACGCCCTTGCCTACGAAGGTCTCCTGCGCATCCGCGATCAACTCGGCGCCGAGGTGGCACAGGTGCAAACCCGCACCCCAGCGGAGTTCGAAGAGGGCTTTCGCGACTTTGCGCGGCGCGGCTTTCAGCTCATCTTCGGACACGGGTTCGAGTTCCAGGATGCGGCGGCGGCCGTGGCGGCGGATTTCCCGAAGACGGTGTTCATTACCACCTCCGGCAACACGGTGCGGCCGAACGTCGCGCCGCTGCGGTTCATGCTGGAAGAAGCCACCTACCTCGAAGGCATGCTGGCGGCTGGAATGTCGAGGAGCGGCAAAGCGGGTGCGATTGGCGGCATCGAAATGCCCCCGGTGAAGAGCACGATCATGGCGTTCGAGGCCGGGGCGAGGGCGGTGAAGCCGGACTTCGCCGTGGCGGTTTCGTACGTCGGGAACTGGGAAGACGTCGGCGCCGCCAAGGAAGCGGCGTTGGCGCTCGTACGACAGGGAGCCGACTTCCTGTTTCATAACGCCGATGCGGCGGGGCTGGGAGTATTCCAGGCCGCGCAGAGGGGGCAGGTGCTGGCTTTTGGCGCCAATCGCAATCAGAACGATGTCGCCCCGGACGTGATTCTCGCCAGTGCTGCGATCGACATCCCACAGGCGTTTCTGCGCATCGCCCGGGAAGTCAAGGACGGTGGTTTCGAGGCAAAGATCGAACGAATGGGCATGAAAGAGGGTGTCGTGTCGCTCATCCTCAATCCACAGCTCGAGGGCCGCATCCCGGCGGCCTTGAAGGAGCGCGTGGCGCAGACGCAGGCAGGCATTGTGGCCGGTACGGTCAGCGTCCCGAGCGTCGAATTCTGA
- a CDS encoding ABC transporter ATP-binding protein, which yields MTEPDAPPLAVREVWKRFGAVDALAGVNLAFAAGEVHAVLGENGAGKSTLMRVLAGALAPDRGAVILNGRPVAFRSPRDARQAGIGMVYQHFTLVGALTVIENLALSLPGQTGWRFDRRAAAEEAQTLAARIGLDLGAPERRVDELPVGARQRLEIIKALAGNPLVTILDEPTAVLTPQEVRQLFEMLRRLRAEGRVVIFITHKLREVKEIADRVSVMRRGRVVATAAAADLDEREMAELMVGALLPASAPRAEVPAGAAIALRVAGVTTEAANGGVGLRDVCMEVRAGEILGIAGVDGNGQRELFEVLTAARGPTAGEVRVDGRLLAGDGPAAAVQAGIGAIPPDRHREGLVLAMSVAENYLLNAALLSRFSQRGFLRRQEARGFAADLVARFAVSCAGLEAPVRSLSGGNQQRIVVGRELARGPAVLVTVNPTRGLDVVATAAVADALTAAARQGCAVVLISTDIDEVLELSHRVHVLAGGRLSAALEPPIDAERLGMLMGGAGDRGIEGPGGARA from the coding sequence ATGACCGAGCCCGACGCGCCACCGCTGGCGGTGCGCGAGGTGTGGAAACGCTTCGGCGCCGTCGATGCGCTGGCCGGGGTAAACCTCGCCTTCGCGGCGGGGGAGGTCCATGCCGTCCTCGGAGAAAACGGCGCCGGCAAGTCGACGTTGATGCGCGTGCTCGCCGGGGCGCTGGCGCCGGACCGGGGGGCTGTCATCCTGAATGGGCGTCCGGTCGCCTTCCGCTCGCCACGCGACGCACGCCAGGCGGGCATAGGCATGGTCTACCAGCACTTCACGCTCGTAGGAGCATTGACGGTCATCGAGAACCTGGCGCTCAGCCTGCCCGGCCAGACCGGGTGGCGGTTCGATCGTCGCGCGGCGGCGGAAGAGGCGCAGACCCTGGCGGCGCGCATTGGCCTCGATCTCGGTGCGCCCGAGCGGCGCGTCGACGAGCTGCCCGTCGGTGCGCGGCAACGCCTCGAGATCATCAAGGCGCTGGCGGGGAATCCGCTCGTGACCATCCTCGATGAACCGACGGCGGTACTGACGCCGCAGGAGGTCCGGCAGTTGTTCGAGATGCTGCGGCGGCTGCGGGCCGAAGGACGGGTGGTCATTTTCATCACCCACAAACTGCGCGAGGTTAAGGAAATCGCCGATCGGGTCAGCGTGATGCGACGCGGGCGCGTCGTCGCCACCGCGGCGGCGGCGGACCTCGACGAGCGGGAAATGGCGGAGCTAATGGTCGGTGCGCTCCTGCCGGCGAGCGCGCCGCGCGCGGAAGTGCCCGCCGGTGCGGCGATCGCGCTGCGGGTCGCCGGGGTGACGACCGAGGCTGCCAACGGCGGCGTGGGCTTGCGCGATGTCTGCATGGAGGTTCGCGCCGGCGAGATCCTCGGCATCGCCGGGGTGGACGGCAACGGACAGCGCGAGCTGTTCGAGGTGCTCACTGCCGCGCGCGGCCCGACGGCCGGCGAGGTGCGTGTCGACGGCCGGCTATTGGCCGGTGACGGGCCGGCGGCCGCGGTGCAGGCGGGAATCGGCGCCATCCCCCCCGATCGCCATCGCGAGGGTCTGGTGCTGGCGATGTCGGTGGCCGAGAACTACCTGCTGAATGCGGCCTTGTTGAGTCGCTTCTCGCAGCGCGGCTTCCTGCGGCGACAGGAGGCACGCGGGTTCGCCGCGGACCTGGTCGCGCGCTTCGCCGTGAGCTGTGCCGGTCTGGAGGCCCCGGTGCGATCGTTGTCGGGTGGGAACCAGCAACGAATCGTCGTCGGACGCGAGCTGGCGCGGGGGCCCGCGGTGCTGGTGACCGTAAACCCGACGCGTGGGCTCGACGTGGTTGCCACCGCGGCGGTGGCCGACGCGCTCACGGCCGCAGCGCGGCAGGGATGCGCGGTGGTGCTGATCTCGACCGACATCGACGAAGTCCTCGAGCTGAGCCACCGTGTCCACGTGCTCGCCGGGGGTCGCTTGAGCGCCGCCCTGGAACCCCCGATCGATGCGGAGAGACTGGGCATGTTGATGGGGGGCGCGGGGGATCGCGGGATTGAGGGACCCGGGGGCGCGAGGGCTTAA